A single genomic interval of Piliocolobus tephrosceles isolate RC106 chromosome 7, ASM277652v3, whole genome shotgun sequence harbors:
- the RNF122 gene encoding RING finger protein 122 isoform X1 — MHPFQWCNGCFCGLGLVSTNKSCSMPPISFQDLPLNIYMVIFGTGIFVFMLSLIFCCYFISKLRNQAQSERYGYKEVVLRGDAKKLQLYGQTCAVCLEDFKGKDELGVLPCQHAFHRKCLVKWLEVRCVCPMCNKPIAGPSEATQNIGILLDELV; from the exons GGTGTTTCTGTGGCCTGGGACTGGTTAGCACCAACAAGTCCTGCTCCATGCCACCCATCAGTTTCCAAGACCTTCCGCTCAACATCTATATGGTCATCTTCGGCACGGGCATTTTTGTCTTCATGCTCAGCCTTATCTTCTGCTGCTATTTTATCAG CAAACTCCGGAACCAGGCACAGAGTGAGCGATACGGATATAAGGAG gTGGTGCTTAGAGGTGATGCCAAGAAGTTACAATTGTATGGG CAGACATGCGCAGTCTGTCTGGAAGACTTCAAGGGGAAGGATGAGTTAGGCGTGCTCCCGTGCCAACACGCCTTTCACCGGAA GTGTCTGGTGAAATGGCTGGAAGTTCGCTGTGTCTGCCCCATGTGTAACAAGCCCATTGCTGGGCCCTCAGAGGCCACGCAGAACATTGGGATTCTATTGGATGAACTGGTGTGA
- the RNF122 gene encoding RING finger protein 122 isoform X2 has translation MHPFQWCNGCFCGLGLVSTNKSCSMPPISFQDLPLNIYMVIFGTGIFVFMLSLIFCCYFISKLRNQAQSERYGYKEVVLRGDAKKLQLYGTCAVCLEDFKGKDELGVLPCQHAFHRKCLVKWLEVRCVCPMCNKPIAGPSEATQNIGILLDELV, from the exons GGTGTTTCTGTGGCCTGGGACTGGTTAGCACCAACAAGTCCTGCTCCATGCCACCCATCAGTTTCCAAGACCTTCCGCTCAACATCTATATGGTCATCTTCGGCACGGGCATTTTTGTCTTCATGCTCAGCCTTATCTTCTGCTGCTATTTTATCAG CAAACTCCGGAACCAGGCACAGAGTGAGCGATACGGATATAAGGAG gTGGTGCTTAGAGGTGATGCCAAGAAGTTACAATTGTATGGG ACATGCGCAGTCTGTCTGGAAGACTTCAAGGGGAAGGATGAGTTAGGCGTGCTCCCGTGCCAACACGCCTTTCACCGGAA GTGTCTGGTGAAATGGCTGGAAGTTCGCTGTGTCTGCCCCATGTGTAACAAGCCCATTGCTGGGCCCTCAGAGGCCACGCAGAACATTGGGATTCTATTGGATGAACTGGTGTGA